The following are encoded together in the Candidatus Marinimicrobia bacterium CG08_land_8_20_14_0_20_45_22 genome:
- a CDS encoding tRNA pseudouridine(38-40) synthase TruA, with protein sequence MIRRFAMKIEYDGTHYCGWQRQANDPTIQATLEDALLPLNHQQPVIVIGSGRTDSGVHAMGQVAHVDLDNELSEGTIEKALNATIPDDIFIKNCREVEKDFHARFWAKRRTYVYHVLLKPDIFRRKYSWFPGFEYNRELLDHCAVAILGEHDFTRLCLTSTEAETRICNIFESRWETRHEDLTYQIVGNRFLHSMVRILVGTMMEVARGKYSVAEFKNLLDNPSGGVQVYTAPARGLFLQGVQY encoded by the coding sequence ATGATTCGACGATTTGCCATGAAAATTGAATACGATGGAACGCATTACTGCGGCTGGCAGAGACAAGCGAATGATCCGACGATTCAGGCGACGCTGGAAGATGCGCTGTTGCCGCTTAATCATCAACAGCCGGTCATTGTGATCGGCTCTGGGCGGACGGACAGTGGCGTTCATGCGATGGGTCAGGTAGCGCATGTCGATCTCGATAATGAATTATCAGAGGGAACCATCGAAAAAGCGTTGAATGCGACGATTCCTGATGACATTTTTATCAAAAATTGTCGAGAAGTCGAGAAGGATTTTCATGCGCGGTTTTGGGCGAAACGCCGGACTTATGTTTATCATGTTTTGTTAAAGCCGGATATTTTTCGGCGAAAATACTCCTGGTTTCCCGGATTTGAGTACAACCGTGAATTACTGGATCATTGCGCCGTCGCAATACTCGGCGAGCACGATTTTACACGACTCTGCCTGACTTCAACGGAGGCAGAGACCCGAATTTGCAACATTTTTGAATCCCGATGGGAAACCCGTCACGAAGACCTGACCTACCAAATTGTCGGAAACCGCTTTTTACACAGCATGGTCAGGATTTTGGTCGGGACAATGATGGAAGTCGCCCGTGGGAAATACTCCGTCGCGGAATTCAAAAATCTTCTTGATAATCCAAGCGGTGGAGTGCAAGTTTACACCGCGCCGGCCAGAGGTCTTTTTCTGCAAGGTGTGCAATACTGA